A genomic stretch from Aedes albopictus strain Foshan chromosome 2, AalbF5, whole genome shotgun sequence includes:
- the LOC134286162 gene encoding uncharacterized protein K02A2.6-like has translation MRTKGSSQNGADKIGSIATPGAAALAAGSNADQPFKETILQLLNNQHTLMTRMAEQMASIQGNVQNANRNELVLDSLASNITEFAYDLEKGCSFDAWFSRYADLFEKDASKLDDDAKVRLLLRKHNPAAHERYTSFILPKLSKEFSFDETVAKLQTIFGSPVSTFHRRYQCLQTAKDENEDFISYSCKVNRACVDFKLQELKEDQFKCLIFVCGLKSPRDADIRMRLLSKINETQDITLEKVVEECKSLINLKKDTVLIGSQSASWSASTSGAAATHAVRANSPNGNRRKKDKFGGNKSDTPKTPCWSCGGMHFSSQCSFKNHKCRDCGRTGHKDGYYSCFASKPSSKKNKGKQQNKHHAAKIVTVKNVNRSRRYVETAINGVPVDLQLDSGSDITIISRQNWIKVGAPQTSLPDCQVQTASGDRLGIESMFRASYTIGGTQKEGSDLMDEFGLWDVPFSSFCKLVGSSQPSQQVLEMKEKFPDVFTNRMGLCTNTQVHLTLKPNVQPVFKPKRPVSYNMEAVVEDELKRLEDSGIITPVTYADWAAPIVVVRKPDRTVRICADFSTGLNSALESNNYPLPLPEDIFNRMAHCTMFSHIDLSDAYLQVEVDEESKKLLTINTHKGLYRFNRLSPGVKSAPGAFQQIMDAMLSGIPCTCPYLDDILIGGRTAEEHKRNLYLVLQRLQEYGFTVKLEKCRFFMRQVKYLGQLLDSEGTRPDPDKVKAIINMPPPHDVSTLRSYLGAVNYYGKYIREMRTLRQPLDELLKEGSSFQWSDACQHSFDRLKEILQSQLMLTHYNPRLEIVVSADASNVGIGARIAHRFPDGQEKAIYHASRSLTPAESRYSQIEKEALGLVYAVTKFHRMIYGKQFVLQTDHKPLLAIFGSKRGIPPYTANRLQRWALTMLLYDFRIEYVSTDHFGHADILSRLINSHVKPDEDFIIASIEVETVICNVVCQSIEHLPISYKTIAAETSQDRTLQKVMEYVQKGWPSDAKSLSGTPEVQQFFARRDSLNAAQKVLMYSDRIVVPKKLQQKVLEQLHRGHPGIDRMRNVPRSQKTDTKTKLESWPIPEKPWQRVHADFAGLINDTYFLLVVDSYSKWPEIIPTKRITTAATISSLRKIFGRFGMPEVLVTDNGPQLTSDVFEEFCEANGIMHLKTAPFHPQSNGQVERFVDTFKRTVKKIQAGGEDLDEALDIFLTCYRSTPCRSAPGGKLPAEILIGRPLRTSLELLRPPSKFTKATNSKQDQQFNEKHGAKEKNFEVQDKVYAQVHQGNNWSWVAGEIVERVGRVMYNVWLPERQRLIRSHRNQLRKRYNDVNEVPNQVEPSIPLDILLGAWGLNQPEDSHASSVEPPPAEPEGFDDMQRPKQHTSRAIDPDEALLRRFSRQRHTPVRYEPYQLY, from the exons atgagaACAAAAggttcgtcgcaaaatggggctgacaaaatcgg GTCCATTGCCACCCCCGGTGCAGCAGCGCTTGCAGCTGGCTCCAATGCGGATCAACCGTTCAAGGAAACCATTTTGCAGCTGCTGAACAATCAACACACGTTGATGACCCGCATGGCAGAACAGATGGCAAGCATACAGGGAAACGTCCAGAACGCCAATCGGAACGAGTTGGTGCTAGATTCCCTCGCGAGCAATATCACCGAGTTCGCTTACGACCTGGAAAAGGGATGCTCGTTCGACGCTTGGTTCTCCAGGTATGCGGATTTATTCGAAAAAGACGCCTCTAAGCTGGACGACGACGCAAAGGTACGACTGCTGCTCCGCAAACACAATCCCGCCGCACACGAAAGGTACACTTCGTTCATTCTCCCCAAGCTCTCGAAGGAATTTTCCTTCGACGAAACGGTTGCCAAATTACAAACCATTTTTGGTAGCCCCGTTTCGACCTTCCATCGCCGGTACCAATGCCTGCAGACGGCGAAGGATGAGAACGAAGATTTCATCTCCTACTCCTGCAAAGTCAACCGCGCTTGTGTCGATTTCAAGCTGCAGGAGCTCAAAGAAGACCAGTTTAAGTGCCTGATTTTTGTGTGCGGGTTGAAGTCACCCAGGGATGCTGACATTCGGATGCGCCTGCTTTCGAAAATCAACGAGACGCAGGACATAACGCTGGAGAAGGTAGTGGAGGAGTGCAAGAGTTTGATAAACTTGAAGAAGGACACCGTACTCATTGGGAGTCAGTCTGCCTCTTGGTCTGCCTCCACTTCCGGTGCTGCTGCAACGCATGCTGTTCGAGCGAATTCTCCCAACGGCAATCGCCGTAAGAAGGACAAGTTTGGTGGCAACAAATCCGACACGCCTAAAACGCCGTGTTGGTCATGCGGCGGCATGCATTTCTCCAGCCAGTGCAGCTTCAAGAACCACAAATGCCGTGACTGTGGCCGAACCGGCCATAAGGATGGCTATTATTCCTGTTTCGCATCCAAGCCAAGCTCCAAGAAGAACAAGGGGAAGCAGCAAAACAAACACCACGCAGCCAAGATCGTGACCGTGAAAAATGTGAACCGCAGCCGGCGGTACGTGGAGACAGCGATCAACGGGGTTCCAGTCGACTTGCAGCTGGACTCAGGCTCGGACATAACGATCATCTCCAGGCAGAACTGGATCAAAGTCGGAGCGCCCCAAACGTCTCTCCCTGATTGTCAAGTGCAGACCGCATCTGGCGACAGATTGGGCATCGAGTCCATGTTTCGAGCATCGTACACCATCGGCGGAACGCAAAAGGAAG GCTCAGACCTCATGGATGAGTTTGGGCTCTGGGACGTTCCGTTTTCGTCGTTCTGCAAACTGGTCGGCAGCTCGCAACCAAGCCAGCAGGTGCTCGAAATGAAGGAGAAGTTCCCCGATGTGTTCACCAACCGTATGGGACTGTGCACCAACACCCAGGTGCATCTCACGCTCAAGCCGAACGTCCAGCCAGTGTTCAAACCGAAGCGGCCAGTTTCCTACAATATGGAGGCCGTTGTTGAGGACGAGCTGAAGCGGCTGGAGGATTCTGGCATCATCACTCCTGTCACCTATGCGGATTGGGCGGCACCAATTGTCGTCGTTCGCAAGCCCGATCGCACCGTTCGCATTTGCGCGGACTTCTCCACCGGGCTAAACAGTGCACTTGAATCAAACAACTATCCACTCCCACTCCCAGAGGATATTTTCAACCGGATGGCGCATTGCACGATGTTCAGCCACATAGATCTGTCGGACGCGTATCTTCAGGTTGAGGTCGACGAGGAAAGCAAGAAACTTCTCACCATCAACACCCACAAGGGGCTCTACCGCTTCAACCGGCTTTCCCCCGGTGTCAAGAGCGCCCCTGGCGCTTTCCAACAGATTATGGATGCCATGCTGAGTGGTATCCCGTGCACCTGTCCGTACCTCGACGACATCCTGATTGGTGGACGAACCGCCGAAGAGCACAAGCGGAACTTGTACCTTGTTCTACAGCGCCTACAAGAGTACGGGTTCACAGTCAAGCTCGAGAAGTGCCGTTTCTTCATGCGCCAAGTAAAGTACCTAGGACAGCTTCTGGATTCGGAGGGCACCCGCCCTGATCCGGACAAGGTGAAGGCAATCATCAACATGCCTCCACCTCACGATGTCTCCACACTTCGATCGTACCTAGGTGCGGTAAACTATTATGGCAAGTACATACGAGAAATGCGCACCCTACGCCAACCGCTGGACGAGCTACTCAAGGAGGGTTCCAGCTTCCAATGGTCCGATGCATGCCAACATTCTTTCGACCGTTTAAAGGAAATTCTCCAATCGCAGCTCATGCTGACGCACTACAACCCTCGGCTAGAGATTGTCGTGTCCGCAGATGCGTCGAATGTGGGCATCGGCGCCCGCATTGCACACCGATTTCCCGACGGACAAGAGAAGGCCATCTACCACGCATCCCGAAGCCTGACGCCCGCCGAATCTCGTTACAGCCAGATAGAGAAGGAAGCTCTAGGTCTGGTGTATGCAGTCACAAAGTTCCACAGGATGATCTACGGAAAGCAGTTTGTTCTCCAAACCGATCACAAACCGCTCTTAGCGATTTTCGGTTCCAAGCGTGGTATCCCACCATACACCGCCAACCGCCTCCAGAGGTGGGCGCTCACCATGCTCCTGTATGACTTCCGGATCGAGTACGTCTCCACAGACCACTTCGGGCACGCAGACATCCTCTCTCGCCTAATCAACTCACACGTTAAGCCAGACGAGGATTTCATCATTGCCTCGATTGAGGTCGAAACAGTCATCTGCAACGTCGTCTGTCAATCCATCGAGCATCTCCCGATCTCGTACAAGACGATAGCCGCTGAGACCAGCCAGGATCGGACATTGCAGAAAGTTATGGAGTACGTACAGAAAGGTTGGCCAAGCGATGCAAAATCTCTCTCCGGAACACCGGAGGTTCAGCAGTTCTTTGCGCGTCGTGACTCGCTGAACGCAGCTCAAAAAGTCCTGATGTACAGTGACCGCATTGTGGTCCCGAAGAAACTGCAGCAGAAAGTCCTTGAACAACTGCACAGAGGACATCCTGGCATCGATCGCATGAG GAATGTGCCTCGGTCGCAAAAAACTGACACCAAAACGAAGCTCGAGTCGTGGCCAATTCCCGAAAAACCTTGGCAAAGAGTACACGCAGATTTCGCTGGACTCATCAACGACACGTACTTCCTGCTAGTGGTGGACTCGTATTCGAAATGGCCGGAAATCATTCCGACCAAGCGCATTACCACCGCTGCGACAATTTCCAGTCTTCGAAAAATCTTTGGGAGATTCGGAATGCCGGAAGTTCTGGTGACCGACAATGGGCCGCAGCTAACCAGCGACGTCTTCGAAGAGTTCTGTGAAGCAAATGGGATTATGCACCTCAAGACAGCACCGTTTCACCCCCAAAGCAACGGCCAGGTGGAACGCTTCGTCGATACGTTTAAAAGGACCGTCAAGAAAATCCAAGCGGGAGGGGAAGACCTGGACGAAGCACTCGACATCTTCCTTACCTGCTACCGATCAACTCCGTGCAGAAGTGCACCTGGTGGGAAATTGCCCGCTGAAATCCTGATCGGTCGTCCGCTGCGCACGTCTCTGGAACTCCTTCGTCCACCCAGCAAGTTCACCAAGGCTACCAATAGCAAGCAAGATCAGCAGTTCAACGAAAAGCATGGTGCCAAAGAGAAGAACTTTGAAGTACAAGACAAGGTGTACGCCCAAGTGCACCAAGGCAACAACTGGAGCTGGGTCGCCGGAGAAATCGTGGAACGTGTCGGACGAGTGATGTACAACGTGTGGCTTCCGGAGCGGCAACGTCTGATCCGCTCTCACAGAAACCAACTGCGGAAACGCTACAATGACGTCAACGAAGTACCGAACCAAGTTGAACCGTCCATCCCTTTGGACATACTGCTGGGCGCTTGGGGTCTCAATCAACCTGAAGACTCCCATGCATCCAGTGTAGAACCGCCACCTGCAGAACCGGAAGGATTCGACGACATGCaacgacccaagcaacacacat CTAGAGCAATCGACCCGGATGAAGCGCTCCTGCGTCGCTTCTCGAGACAGCGGCATACACCGGTGCGCTACGAACCGTACCAGCTCTACTAA